The DNA segment CTAGTTTGATTCAATTATTTAAGTTCAAAAGCTATTGACTCGAACTTCCTTGTACTCTTCAATATTGGGAAATTAAGTTAGTAGAAAATGTACTGATAATGCTATACTGAAATCAATATATATTGCTTGATGATCGAGTTTTTACATGAGTGAGTTGAAAATATAaccttttttatgtttatttttatataataattattaaaagtGACATGATATCCATAtcttataattattaaattgtcccttcaaaaaaatttatataattgaatgatttttttaacataaaataacTCCAGAACTTGAACCTCACATCCTGTCATTCACAGAGTCCACAATTCATCTCCCTATATAATAGATTCATCATGTTCTCCAAGAATCAAAAGTGAATTGACATATAAATAAACGAAGGGAGAAAGAATCACGAAGCCAAACATCAATCAAATGAAGATCCAGTGTGATGTATGTAACCAAGATGAAGCATCCGTCTTCTGCACGGCGGATGAGGCGGCCCTCTGCGCCGCCTGCGACCGTCGCGTCCACCACGCCAACACCGTCGCCGGAAAACACCACCGCTTCTCCCTCCACCAACCCACCACCAAACAGTCCCCCGTCTGTGACATCTGCAAGGTATTTCAAACTTCTGGCGCCACTTTACCTTCATTTTGTGCCTTTTTTCATTCAAATTCTCATACCTctgttttgtttaaaaattcgatggcatatatatataaacaggAGAAAAGGGCTTTCTTGTTTTGCCACCAAGACAGGGCGATTCTGTGCAAAGATTGCGATACTTCGATACACAAAGCAAATGCACACACTCGAAGGCACACCAGATTTCTACTCACTGGTGTGATCCCTTCTGCAAGCTCTTCCCTTGATGATGTCTCCGATACAGTTTCAAGCTATACAAAGCCCCGAGACTCGAAAAAGAAGCCGGTTTCTGCTGGCATGCCCTTTACCTCGAAGAATACAGCAACCCAATGCACATCGCTAGAATCTTGTGATGAAGGGCATGTCCAGTTTGCGAGTGGTGGGAATCTAAATGGTTCGGTTTCAGCGAGTACAATATCAGAGTATTTGATGGAAACTATTCCTGGTTGGCATGTTGACGACTTTCTTGATTCCTCCACTGCTTATGGTTTTTGTAAGGTCTGTATATATATTGATCTTAAATCTATCTCCAAATTTGTGTTCCGGGAAGATTTGGTTGATTTGATTTGGTGAATTTGCAGGATGGAGGAAATGGTGTGCAAGTGCAAGTGCAGCCATACTTTGGGGGTGATTCGGAGAGCAGAATGAGTGATTTTTCTGCAGAAAACATGGGATTTTGGGTCCCTCAAATGCCGCTTACATTtcatcagaatcagaatcagaatcaatCAATGGAGTTATTATCCTTCGGGATACCAAATGGGGAATTTGCGTTGGATAACATAAAATCTAGCGGAAAATGGAGCGAGGATGATACTTTTGCGGCTGTCCCACAGTGGATTTGTCCACCCTCCACTGCTTCCACGAGATATTGAACTTCATGATTGTGCCATTAAGAGAAAAATgtggaaaataataataataatcttttTAGGAAGGAAACCATTTCCTAGAATcgtttattttatcatttttttttattttctcttttggtttttttttttttttggtttaatGAATGAATGTAGTTTGTGCTGAAAGAAAGCTACCCATCTTTTGTCCCCCTTTTCCTCCATGTTTGGACTTGATGTACCTTTTTGTCTGTAAATATCTACCTCATGTTTCGTCCATTGAAAAAATCCTTTAAATCCAGTGAAGCGTTATGCTATCAAGTAAACTTTATGAACGTAACTTACAATTAAAAATGCAATCTTTTTATCTCCATCGTTCTGAAAAAGCTCAACCTTTATCAaagattcaaaatttttttggcAGTGTGTTTGGTACAACTTTtaagaaataatttttagttttttttttttttacaaaatttttaaaaagtgaTTTCTAGAAGCTTTctcaaacatttttttttactcacaaattattaaaattttattaagaaaaaactgaaaaataatttttaaaagctTTTTCAAATACTAGCTTAAAGCTTTCTCAAATAGTATACCTATGTTTAGTTGCAAAGTGACTCTTGATTGTGTCACGGTATGAAGATCTTTATTATGAGTGGAAAGATAAGGACTACCCACCGTCACACACTGGATAAACTTGTTCTGTTCAGTTCATTTCATAATTTCCTTTGTGGGGACAAAAAAGAATTTCAAGTCTTTTGTAGCTTTTGAATCTTCCTTTTTCATTGTATATGGCCGCGATTCGCTACAAATTTTTTCACTTTATCCATTAGGGTTTCCCTCCAAAAATCTTGAACCTTGGAACTCTTCTCCTAAAGTGACATGAGCACCCTCGAAACTTTTAAATAATGCTTCCCTTTTTGTCATCAGTTTTGTCTCAAACTTTCAATATATGGTCAAATGACTTGAATTCTTTTAACTTTGTGAATCATGAAACCTAAT comes from the Henckelia pumila isolate YLH828 chromosome 1, ASM3356847v2, whole genome shotgun sequence genome and includes:
- the LOC140875376 gene encoding B-box zinc finger protein 20-like gives rise to the protein MKIQCDVCNQDEASVFCTADEAALCAACDRRVHHANTVAGKHHRFSLHQPTTKQSPVCDICKEKRAFLFCHQDRAILCKDCDTSIHKANAHTRRHTRFLLTGVIPSASSSLDDVSDTVSSYTKPRDSKKKPVSAGMPFTSKNTATQCTSLESCDEGHVQFASGGNLNGSVSASTISEYLMETIPGWHVDDFLDSSTAYGFCKDGGNGVQVQVQPYFGGDSESRMSDFSAENMGFWVPQMPLTFHQNQNQNQSMELLSFGIPNGEFALDNIKSSGKWSEDDTFAAVPQWICPPSTASTRY